A genomic segment from Juglans regia cultivar Chandler chromosome 14, Walnut 2.0, whole genome shotgun sequence encodes:
- the LOC108984191 gene encoding putative pentatricopeptide repeat-containing protein At1g26500 → MIVRRIAIVESIVNLLCRHHVRPFTTSPPQPPHLSNPTTNTVSPINPDHLLRVCTILYQQQLSPEPRLHSNLRACQSQFDQEGHLTHELFLQVCNKFPYSWRPVYRFFLYTDANPRFTHTSVSFNKLIDVIGKSRNIDLFWELLQEMGRRHLVNDKTFRIALKTLAAARELKKCVEFFHLMNACGYEYSLDTLNKVVEHLCGNRLVEEAKYVVSKLKDSIRPSGVTYKGLIKGFCDVGDLIEASKVWNLMVDEGFEPDIDAVEKMMESLLKINRYDEAMKLFQTMRTTRINDLGLSAYRLVIEWMCRRGKTAQAYAVFEEMRERGIQADNLTLASIIYGLLVRGRVREAYRIGEGIEKPDISVYHGLIKGLLRLRKASDATQVFRKMIERGCEPTMHTYIMLLQGHLGKRGRKGTDPLVNFETIFVGGLVKAEKSLEATKFVERAIWKGLEVPRFDYSKFLHYYSNEEGVVMFEEVAKKLREVGLFDLADIFQRYGEKMATRDRRRDRATEP, encoded by the coding sequence ATGATAGTCAGACGAATAGCAATTGTTGAATCCATCGTCAACCTTCTCTGTCGACACCATGTTCGTCCATTTACGACCTCCCCTCCTCAGCCACCGCATCTCTCCAACCCCACCACCAACACCGTTTCCCCAATCAACCCAGATCACCTCCTCCGAGTCTGCACCATTCTCTACCAGCAGCAGCTCTCCCCGGAGCCAAGACTCCACTCCAACCTCCGCGCCTGCCAGTCACAGTTCGACCAAGAAGGCCACCTCACCCATGAACTCTTCCTCCAAGTCTGCAACAAGTTCCCCTATTCATGGCGCCCCGTTTACCGCTTCTTTCTGTACACCGACGCCAACCCACGTTTCACTCACACCTCGGTTTCCTTCAACAAGCTGATCGACGTGATTGGCAAGTCCAGGAACATCGACCTGTTCTGGGAACTTCTCCAGGAGATGGGACGGCGTCACCTCGTGAACGATAAGACTTTTAGGATTGCCCTCAAGACATTGGCGGCGGCGAGGGAACTGAAGAAGTGCGTGGAGTTTTTCCACTTGATGAATGCATGTGGGTACGAGTACAGTTTGGATACCTTGAATAAGGTGGTTGAACATTTGTGTGGGAACAGGCTTGTTGAGGAGGCTAAGTATGTTGTGTCCAAGTTGAAAGACTCGATAAGACCTAGCGGGGTTACCTACAAGGGTTTGATAAAGGGTTTCTGTGATGTGGGTGATTTGATTGAGGCTTCAAAGGTTTGGAATTTGATGGTGGATGAAGGATTTGAGCCAGATATCGATGCGGttgagaaaatgatggaaagccttttgaaaatTAATCGGTACGACGAGGCGATGAAGCTATTCCAGACGATGAGGACTACGAGGATTAACGATTTGGGTCTTTCCGCTTACAGGCTTGTGATTGAGTGGATGTGTAGAAGGGGCAAGACTGCGCAAGCATATGCAGTGTTTGAAGAAATGCGTGAGAGAGGGATTCAAGCCGATAATCTAACGCTGGCATCAATTATTTACGGGCTTCTAGTGAGAGGTAGAGTTAGAGAGGCTTATAGGATTGGGGAAGGGATTGAGAAACCGGATATAAGTGTATACCATGGTTTGATCAAGGGACTTTTGAGGTTGAGAAAGGCGAGTGATGCAACCCAAGTGTTCAGGAAGATGATAGAGAGAGGGTGTGAACCCACAATGCATACCTACATAATGTTATTGCAAGGGCATTTAGGAAAGAGGGGTAGGAAGGGAACAGACCCACTTGTGAATTTCGAAACCATTTTTGTTGGGGGTTTGGTCAAGGCAGAGAAGTCCTTAGAAGCCACCAAGTTTGTGGAGAGGGCGATATGGAAAGGGCTTGAGGTACCCAGATTTGATTACAGTAAGTTCTTGCATTATTATTCTAATGAGGAAGGTGTAGTTATGTTTGAAGAGGTGGCAAAGAAATTGAGAGAGGTAGGGTTGTTTGATTTGGCCGATATATTTCAGAGGTACGGAGAGAAAATGGCCACGAGAGACAGAAGAAGAGATAGAGCAACTGAACCTTGA
- the LOC109002164 gene encoding protein SMAX1-LIKE 3-like: protein MRSSLCSIQHGLTAEATNIVKQAVSLAKRRGHAQVTPLHVANAMLSSSTGLLKRACLQSHSHPLQCKALELCFNVALNRLPASSASPLLGPRYLTPSLSNALVAAFKRAQAHQRRGSIENQQQPILALKIELEQLIISILDDPSVSRVMREAGFSSTQVKNRVEQAVSLEICSQNRSPSMSSQSKLESTKALVLGTNMHLSPHFSQFKVSQGKSLDQFRSEDVMSVLNELSNKRKRNTVIVGECLASAEGVFRGVMEKFERGDVPGELRYMKFISLPLFSLRNSSKEDVEQKLTELGCLVKSYITGGVVLYLGDLKCTSEFWSAYGEERRKYYCPVEHIIMGLKGLMCGIGEAGSRFWLFGIATFQTYMKCKTGYPSLETIWDLHPLTIPVGSLSLTLNLESNLQAQVRSKVSDTVPALQLLETGFDERLTCCNDCMAKFNREVQNIASDSFCNKETAAISTTSSLPSWLRQSKEDSRKESLSDQEFTTVRDLRKKWNSFCSSGHKHPNIPHKTFIFTSPSPSSTSVSSYERNSDLRQTHFSWPITFEPKQTPSEPQFWMSETNDEGYESNLREFIPERNGPKPDLLSNPNSSPNSASSSEVMEDMVGLQMFRELNAENLKILCDALEKKVSWQKEIIPEIATAILQCRSGKSIRKCNLKDRESKEETWMFFLGVDNDGKEKIARELGKLVFGSQSNFVSVCLSSFSDSTAESKNKRTRSGELGSSYLDKFGEAVNENPHRVFFMEDVDQLDYCSQKAIKQAIKSGRVILPGGDTVSLMDAIIIFSCESSSSVSRACSSPKKQKHAAENDQKTNIEDDLVEKSPSLSLDLNISIVEDNGDKKYSVGVIGILESVDMQVAFKVQEL, encoded by the exons ATGAGATCCAGCCTTTGCAGTATACAGCACGGTCTAACTGCTGAGGCAACAAACATAGTGAAACAAGCGGTTAGCCTTGCTAAACGCCGAGGTCATGCTCAAGTGACTCCTCTCCATGTTGCTAATGCCATGCTTTCATCCTCCACTGGTCTTCTGAAAAGGGCCTGCCTTCAATCCCATTCTCACCCCCTCCAATGCAAGGCTCTAGAGCTTTGCTTCAATGTTGCGCTCAACCGCCTCCCTGCCTCCTCTGCAAGCCCTCTACTAGGCCCTCGCTACTTGACCCCTTCCCTCTCCAATGCCTTGGTTGCAGCCTTCAAAAGGGCGCAGGCTCACCAACGCCGTGGCTCTATTGAAAACCAGCAACAGCCTATATTAGCTCTAAAAATAGAGTTAGAACAGCTCATAATATCTATTTTAGATGACCCAAGTGTTAGTCGAGTCATGAGAGAGGCTGGTTTTTCGAGCACCCAAGTGAAAAATAGGGTAGAACAAGCTGTTTCCTTGGAGATTTGTTCTCAAAATAGAAGTCCTTCTATGAGTAGCCAGTCCAAGCTGGAAAGCACCAAGGCTCTGGTTCTAGGTACTAATATGCATCTTTCTCCACATTTTAGTCAGTTCAAAGTGTCACAAGGTAAATCCTTGGATCAATTCAGGAGTGAAGATGTAATGAGTGTGTTGAATGAACTCtcgaacaaaagaaaaagaaacactgTTATTGTGGGAGAGTGTCTGGCAAGCGCTGAGGGCGTGTTTAGGGGAGTGATGGAAAAATTTGAAAGAGGAGATGTTCCCGGGGAGTTGAGgtatatgaaatttattagtcttcctctcttctctctgagGAACTCCTCCAAGGAGGATGTTGAGCAGAAGCTGACGGAACTTGGGTGCCTAGTGAAATCTTATATTACAGGAGGGGTTGTCTTGTATCTTGGTGATCTCAAATGTACTTCTGAGTTTTGGTCAGCTTATGGCGAAGAAAGGAGAAAGTACTACTGTCCCGTGGAGCACATAATCATGGGGCTTAAAGGATTGATGTGTGGAATTGGTGAAGCTGGATCAAGATTTTGGCTCTTTGGGATTGCCACTTTTCAGACTTACATGAAATGCAAAACAGGCTACCCTTCTCTTGAGACTATTTGGGATCTTCACCCTCTTACTATACCGGTTGGCAGCTTGAGCCTAACTCTCAATCTTGAAAG TAATTTGCAAGCTCAAGTCAGAAGCAAGGTATCCGACACAGTGCCTGCTTTGCAACTACTTGAAACTGGATTTGATGAGCGCCTAACTTGCTGCAACGATTGCATGGCCAAGTTCAACAGAGAAGTTCAAAACATTGCTAGTGACAGCTTTTGTAACAAAGAGACAGCCGCCATTTCCACTACCTCAAGCTTGCCTTCATGGCTCCGACAGTCGAAGGAAGACAGCAGAAAAGAGTCTTTGAGTGATCAG GAATTTACTACTGTCAGGGATCTCCGCAAGAAATGGAACTCATTCTGCAGTTCAGGCCATAAGCACCCTAATATCCCTCACAAAACCTTCATTTTCACTTCGCCCTCTCCTTCCTCCACATCAGTCTCTTCATACGAGCGCAACTCCGACTTGCGTCAGACCCACTTCAGTTGGCCTATCACCTTCGAACCCAAACAGACTCCAAGTGAACCGCAGTTTTGGATGTCTGAAACTAATGATGAAGGCTATGAAAGCAATTTGAGAGAGTTCATTCCAGAGAGAAATGGCCCTAAACCAGACCTTTTGTCGAATCCAAATTCTAGCCCTAACTCGGCTTCTTCAAGTGAGGTAATGGAGGATATGGTTGGCCTTCAGATGTTTAGAGAGCTTAATGCTGAGAACTTGAAGATACTATGTGATGCATTAGAGAAAAAGGTTTCCTGGCAGAAAGAGATTATTCCTGAGATTGCGACAGCTATCCTTCAGTGCAGGTCTGGGAAAAGCATAAGGAAATGCAATTTGAAAGACAgagaaagcaaagaagaaacTTGGATGTTCTTCTTAGGTGTTGATAATGATGGCAAGGAAAAGATTGCAAGGGAGCTTGGTAAACTTGTTTTTGGCTCTCAAAGCAACTTTGTTTCGGTTTGTTTGAGCAGTTTCTCAGATTCAACTGCggaatccaaaaacaaaagaacgAGATCAGGTGAACTCGGTTCCAGCTATCTTGATAAATTTGGCGAAGCAGTGAATGAGAATCCTCATCGTGTGTTCTTCATGGAAGACGTAGATCAACTTGATTACTGTTCTCAAAAGGCTATCAAGCAAGCAATTAAAAGTGGAAGAGTAATTCTTCCCGGAGGTGATACTGTCTCTCTTATGGATGCCATTATCATTTTCAGTTGCGAAAGTTCCAGCTCAGTGTCCAGAGCCTGCTCTTCcccaaaaaagcaaaaacatgcAGCTGAGAATGATCAAAAAACCAATATTGAGGATGACTTGGTTGAGAAAAGCCCATCCCTCTCACTAGATTTGAATATTTCGATCGTAGAAGACAATggagataaaaaatattcagtTGGTGTCATTGGGATTCTGGAATCTGTGGATATGCAAGTTGCCTTCAAAGTTCAAGAGTTGTGA
- the LOC109002165 gene encoding transcription repressor OFP13-like, with protein MGKKIMKLSSLFKNKETKQQPWQWPSCKNPKTFSFRAGDDMFKTVNSVFFDSIMDGVDQVETPESWFTNSSESASYSTESEEYFDGESLEMVVRGVRSERLFFEPGDTSSILEKKLAKDNDHHSGFPFKESVVLAMESKDPYIDFKRSMEEMVESHGVKDWGCLEELLGWYLRMNGKKNHGFIVGAFVDLLVGQLAATTSSCSHDSTSYFSAVSSSSNSLSSSALLCSSVDHGQIEIEEVDQIIR; from the coding sequence ATGGGCAAGAAGATCATGAAACTGTCTTCACTTTTCAAGAACAAAGAAACAAAGCAGCAACCATGGCAATGGCCCTCGTGTAAGAATCCCAAGACCTTTTCTTTCCGAGCTGGGGACGACATGTTCAAGACAGTGAACTCGGTTTTCTTTGACTCCATCATGGATGGGGTAGATCAAGTGGAAACACCAGAGTCTTGGTTCACAAATTCTTCTGAATCTGCGAGCTACTCAACCGAGTCCGAGGAGTACTTCGACGGGGAATCACTCGAAATGGTGGTGCGGGGAGTGAGGTCCGAGAGGCTGTTTTTCGAGCCCGGTGATACGAGCTCCATCTTAGAGAAGAAGCTGGCGAAAGATAATGATCATCATAGCGGCTTTCCATTCAAAGAGAGCGTAGTTTTAGCGATGGAGTCGAAGGATCCGTATATTGATTTCAAGAGGTCAATGGAGGAGATGGTGGAATCTCATGGGGTGAAAGACTGGGGTTGCTTGGAGGAGTTGCTGGGGTGGTATTTGAGGATGAACGGGAAGAAGAATCATGGATTTATTGTCGGAGCCTTTGTGGATCTGCTTGTTGGTCAGCTTGCTGCAACTACTTCATCATGTTCTCATGATTCAACTTCTTATTTTTCtgctgtttcttcttcttctaattctctttcttcctctgcaTTATTATGTTCATCTGTTGATCATGGTCAGATTGAGATTGAGGAGGTAGACCAGATCATACGGTAA